AGCGTTCGAGTCTCGGCGAAGCAAATGTTGGCGATCCCGTGTGCAACCTGTGGCGCGAAATCGGGAGAGAACTGCGACTTTCACCCAGGACAAAACCGAAAAACACCGCATCGAGATCGCCGCCGGAGAGCGCAAGCGCTTTCCCACGGAACGAAGGAAGTTCCAAAAGTCTCTCCGTCTGTCACGATCCCGTCTGATATGCCGTCTTAGTTTTTCCCAATCAGTGCGTACGCCTCTCGGCCAGTTGGTTCGCTCAAAGCAGTTGTTCCAAATCAGTAAACAGGCAAAAAGAGCGAGCCAAGAGTGAGCTGTTGTATACAGTGCTCGGCCTGCGAGAAGCATGTAATTGAGGAACAGAAGAAAACAAGGAGCCTCTGATGTTTACGGCAATCTTAAAAGCGCTCGCAGTAGTAGGACTGCTCATTGCATTATTTTGGCGTTCACCGAATTATGAAGAGTTGTTGTCATTCTTTGTATGCGTGGCGGCGCTCGTCGTGGTCGGGCAAGCAATTCAATTGAAGAATTACATCTGGATCGTGGTATTCCTCGGGATTTGCGCACTCTTTAATCCCGTGTTCCCGGTGGCCATGTCCGGAAATGTGCGTTTAATAGCAAACCTTGTGTGTGCTGGTCTGTTTGCCACTTCA
The nucleotide sequence above comes from Terriglobales bacterium. Encoded proteins:
- a CDS encoding DUF6804 family protein, giving the protein MFTAILKALAVVGLLIALFWRSPNYEELLSFFVCVAALVVVGQAIQLKNYIWIVVFLGICALFNPVFPVAMSGNVRLIANLVCAGLFATSLLLLKTLPRMSLLSITDRTPGSESL